The following coding sequences are from one Paenibacillus sp. JDR-2 window:
- a CDS encoding rhamnogalacturonan acetylesterase, producing the protein MTRNYRFDFGTGTPAEGYTKITPQSVYDSFTGYGFTRTDRINAKDRGEPGALRSDFCIPLDTAFLLDAEDGIYRVSVLLGDEIAETETTIKAGQGRLFVHKQRTAPGSFSRISFSVWVTGGQLKLSFSGLAPRINALEVEPAPQACTIFLAGDSTVTDQPDDGYPYAGWGQMLPMFVKQDAAVANYALSGRSSKSFISEGVLDQIWSRIKPYDYLLIQFGHNDQKFDEERHTEPFTTYKQTLKAYIDGARERKAIPVLVTSVQRRFYEEDGTLRDTHGDYLTAVRELAAEEEVPLIDLAKASKALFEALGPEDTKKLFMWLAPGEFMNFPDGTEDNTHFQQLGGIEIARLVYEELKTLKLQPLMLYLR; encoded by the coding sequence ATGACGCGAAACTATCGATTTGATTTTGGCACAGGCACCCCGGCCGAAGGCTACACGAAGATTACGCCGCAATCCGTCTATGATTCCTTTACGGGTTACGGCTTTACCCGGACGGATCGGATTAACGCGAAGGACCGCGGAGAACCGGGAGCCTTGCGCAGTGATTTCTGCATCCCGCTTGATACGGCCTTTTTGCTCGATGCAGAAGACGGTATCTACCGCGTCTCTGTCCTGCTGGGGGATGAAATTGCCGAGACCGAAACAACCATTAAGGCTGGCCAGGGACGCCTGTTCGTGCATAAGCAGCGGACAGCTCCAGGCAGCTTTTCCCGGATCAGCTTTTCGGTATGGGTAACCGGCGGGCAGTTAAAGCTCTCTTTCTCCGGGCTTGCGCCTCGCATTAACGCGTTGGAGGTGGAGCCGGCGCCGCAAGCCTGTACGATTTTCCTGGCGGGAGATTCGACGGTTACGGATCAGCCGGATGACGGATATCCGTACGCGGGCTGGGGTCAGATGCTTCCGATGTTCGTGAAGCAAGACGCTGCAGTAGCGAATTATGCCTTATCCGGCCGCAGCTCCAAAAGCTTCATCAGCGAAGGCGTGCTGGATCAAATCTGGAGCCGCATCAAGCCTTACGATTATTTGCTTATCCAGTTCGGCCATAACGATCAGAAGTTTGACGAAGAGCGGCACACGGAGCCTTTTACCACTTACAAGCAGACTCTGAAGGCCTATATCGACGGGGCGAGGGAGCGGAAGGCGATTCCGGTTCTTGTCACTTCCGTGCAGCGCCGCTTCTATGAGGAGGACGGAACGCTCCGGGATACGCACGGGGATTATTTGACGGCGGTCAGGGAGCTGGCGGCCGAAGAGGAAGTGCCGTTAATCGACTTGGCGAAGGCAAGCAAAGCCTTGTTTGAAGCGTTAGGTCCGGAAGATACCAAGAAGCTGTTCATGTGGCTGGCTCCGGGGGAATTTATGAACTTCCCGGACGGCACCGAAGATAATACGCATTTCCAGCAGCTTGGCGGGATCGAGATCGCCAGACTGGTCTACGAGGAATTAAAGACACTGAAGCTGCAGCCGCTTATGCTTTATTTGCGCTGA
- a CDS encoding FG-GAP-like repeat-containing protein — MSSVSTTEPYLLGTIDLQAAGANCKVLLGDLNGDGRMELLMVQPDNRQDVRYIPHQVQCLTAYDLEGNLLWQTGKPDPGAGRHGSDYPAQIADIDGDGRLEVLCVMADRLHILNGHDGSVRSTHELPDPHAHDCIIVANLTGGTHAGDLILKDRYHRLWALDREFKLLWTHEGNPGHFPWVYDLDGDGRDEVMAGYDLLDYDGKLLWSCHDLDDHADCIWVGDVNGDGEPELVIGGSVTVMYDRHGKELWRYEGSVESQHIALGRFRTDLPGLQIAGLDRLVREDDGKGLVGKDALFLLDSEGKELWKEDRKTPGWLTIIEPLRGWTEDAPDYILAYRRGGGVFPTLYDGSMNAVVEFPSEGYAVHADLWGSGTEQVIIYSNNKACIYSSKQVELSKRVTDSPLPQPKRLSSSTLYPGGEIK; from the coding sequence ATGTCTTCTGTATCCACAACGGAGCCTTATCTTCTTGGAACCATAGATCTGCAAGCTGCGGGGGCAAACTGCAAAGTGCTGCTCGGCGATCTGAACGGCGACGGCCGGATGGAGCTGCTGATGGTACAGCCGGATAACCGTCAGGATGTCCGTTATATTCCCCATCAAGTGCAATGTCTGACCGCTTATGATCTCGAGGGCAATCTGCTGTGGCAGACCGGCAAGCCCGATCCCGGAGCGGGACGCCATGGCTCGGATTATCCGGCGCAGATTGCGGATATCGACGGGGATGGCAGGCTTGAAGTGCTTTGCGTCATGGCTGACCGGCTGCATATCCTTAACGGGCATGACGGCTCGGTTCGATCGACCCATGAGCTGCCTGATCCGCATGCCCACGACTGTATTATTGTCGCAAACCTGACGGGTGGCACGCATGCCGGAGACCTTATTTTGAAGGACCGTTATCATCGTCTGTGGGCGCTGGACCGTGAGTTCAAGCTATTATGGACGCATGAGGGGAATCCGGGCCACTTCCCGTGGGTTTACGATTTGGATGGCGACGGAAGAGATGAAGTCATGGCCGGCTACGACCTGCTTGATTATGACGGCAAGCTGCTGTGGAGCTGTCATGATCTGGACGATCATGCCGACTGCATCTGGGTTGGGGATGTGAACGGAGACGGGGAGCCCGAGCTTGTCATCGGCGGCAGCGTGACGGTTATGTATGACCGGCATGGCAAGGAGCTGTGGCGATATGAGGGCTCCGTTGAATCACAGCATATCGCGCTGGGCCGGTTCCGGACCGATCTACCGGGCTTGCAGATTGCCGGGCTGGACCGGCTTGTCCGGGAGGATGACGGCAAAGGTCTGGTTGGCAAGGACGCCTTGTTCCTGCTTGACAGCGAAGGCAAGGAGCTGTGGAAGGAAGACCGGAAGACGCCGGGCTGGCTTACCATTATTGAACCGTTAAGGGGCTGGACGGAGGATGCGCCGGACTACATTCTGGCTTACCGGCGCGGAGGCGGCGTATTCCCAACCCTGTATGACGGCTCTATGAATGCAGTGGTAGAATTCCCTTCCGAAGGGTATGCCGTCCACGCGGACTTATGGGGAAGCGGCACGGAACAGGTTATTATTTATTCCAACAATAAGGCATGCATTTATTCCAGCAAGCAAGTGGAGCTGAGCAAGCGCGTAACCGATTCTCCGCTGCCGCAGCCCAAACGGCTGTCCAGCTCAACCTTGTATCCCGGCGGAGAAATAAAGTAG
- a CDS encoding polysaccharide deacetylase family protein, with the protein MAIVMCFPEGRHKALTLSYDDGRFADRRLVDIFNRYGLKGTFHLNSGLLGTNDRIGGDEVRSLYAGHEVSAHTLTHPTIARCPNEQIVYEVMEDRRNLERIVGYTVRGMSYPNGSYNNRIKQLLPGLGIEYARVVPSTGHYGMPDDWHEWQPTCHHNRDLMKHAEEFAGLQKSQYLYLMYVWGHSYEFDSDNNWELMEQFGQFIGGNPTIWYCTNMELVDYAKAFEGLKFAADLSFVYNPSAIGVWLKVDAETVEVKGGQQISLNK; encoded by the coding sequence ATGGCGATTGTGATGTGTTTCCCGGAAGGAAGACATAAAGCGTTGACGCTTAGCTACGATGACGGCAGGTTCGCCGACCGGCGGCTGGTCGATATTTTTAACCGTTACGGGTTGAAAGGTACATTCCATCTTAATTCCGGACTCCTTGGAACAAACGACCGAATTGGCGGCGATGAAGTCAGGTCCCTATATGCCGGGCATGAAGTGTCGGCTCATACGCTGACTCATCCGACGATTGCCCGCTGTCCGAATGAGCAGATCGTATACGAGGTTATGGAGGACCGGCGCAATCTGGAGCGGATTGTCGGCTACACGGTCCGTGGAATGTCTTACCCTAACGGGTCTTACAACAATAGGATTAAACAGCTGCTGCCCGGTCTTGGCATCGAGTATGCGCGGGTTGTTCCCAGCACGGGACATTACGGCATGCCGGATGACTGGCACGAGTGGCAGCCGACCTGCCATCATAACCGGGATCTGATGAAGCATGCGGAGGAATTCGCCGGACTTCAAAAATCGCAATATTTGTACCTGATGTATGTGTGGGGCCACAGCTACGAATTTGACAGCGACAACAATTGGGAGCTGATGGAACAGTTCGGACAATTCATCGGCGGTAATCCGACGATCTGGTATTGCACAAATATGGAGCTTGTGGATTATGCGAAAGCCTTCGAGGGGCTGAAGTTTGCGGCTGACCTTAGCTTCGTCTACAATCCTTCCGCCATCGGCGTGTGGCTGAAGGTTGACGCTGAGACGGTGGAAGTGAAGGGCGGACAGCAGATCAGTCTGAATAAATAA
- a CDS encoding YesU family protein: protein MTNSMLIPAGWKMIYNNPLRSAEDVSDFRMEGDASVTFPMGRMRLESTRDPEEGQAANLVFWCPEQFPPDFVVTWDFWPVREPGLAILFFCAAGMEGQDLFDAGLAGRSGIYDQYHHGDINAFHVSYFRRRHAEERRFHTCNLRKSYGFHLVAQGANPIPDAADAEGPYRMQLLKQGPYVQFAVNDLLLFSWKDDGTTWGPLLGKGKLGFRQMAPLIAEYGNLQVYAP from the coding sequence ATGACAAACAGCATGCTGATTCCCGCCGGATGGAAAATGATTTATAATAACCCGCTGCGTTCGGCTGAGGACGTATCGGATTTCCGGATGGAAGGGGATGCATCCGTCACCTTTCCGATGGGGCGCATGCGTCTTGAAAGCACGCGAGACCCCGAAGAGGGCCAGGCCGCTAATCTGGTCTTCTGGTGCCCGGAGCAATTCCCGCCTGATTTCGTTGTCACCTGGGATTTCTGGCCGGTCCGCGAACCGGGGCTGGCAATTCTATTCTTCTGCGCAGCGGGAATGGAAGGCCAAGATTTGTTTGATGCCGGGTTAGCCGGCCGCAGCGGAATCTACGACCAGTATCATCATGGTGACATCAACGCGTTCCATGTATCCTATTTCCGTAGGCGACACGCGGAGGAAAGACGGTTCCATACCTGCAATCTGCGGAAAAGCTACGGCTTTCATCTCGTTGCGCAAGGAGCGAATCCGATCCCGGATGCGGCGGATGCGGAGGGACCATACCGAATGCAGTTGCTGAAGCAGGGGCCGTACGTGCAATTTGCCGTAAATGATCTATTGTTGTTCAGTTGGAAGGATGACGGCACCACCTGGGGGCCGCTGCTTGGGAAAGGCAAGCTGGGCTTCCGCCAGATGGCCCCGCTTATTGCGGAATACGGAAATTTACAGGTGTATGCCCCTTAA
- a CDS encoding helix-turn-helix domain-containing protein, with translation MIFIVSGIPGLIIGGLIYWMAGGRVESELLQLHYQQIEQRSEQMDDQLSNLELLLSHWAFDNKFDYSLNGLDFVRDFKRTDDITKTLIAMQGSNALVKKAELFVGGKSRILFNPEYTPLQDQQDLNLYSKLIHGKNLTYWTQWAFDSDHPDQKDLTLVHHIPGGSPNPFGVLVFRFDSEKIASLLQTMTPYYEGEAFLQQKSGDLFVSANGSASNDSFVVALREKINEMNTEKGSFFFDWKGSTYTVSYGSLSRISDEWLYVSASPINSIIAPVMFISKLVITVSLISLLLAALLSWLASHRIYSPVKRLANLLGGYSGGAAWTGKEDEFALIEQQYQHLHKERLELNSKLAEQLPHVKESFLHQLLQGYLYAYSDEDLLRRMEKFKWEVRGRYFAVLFIQLNGIANMDEKFRSGDEGLVTFAAVNMIKELASKHFEQSDTLNFHDLTAGIMLCIPEGGSYKQAVEAFSEELTTSVNRILRMRVTLAVSRQTAHISDLPNEFERVKQAVSYRNCDNANQIIDMEQGVLGGEAWAEPQYPFTLERELIQALRTGKEEEASELLSAFVGALSCAGAKEIEVQQGMLHLLGNIQHVIMVSGVNPNRLFKGVNLYEQLSQIREPKRMLCWFRDKVLAPYQKELSCRAGSEVKRLIEAAMIYMQQYYRQDISLDNCAEHIGTNPFYLSKSFKVVTGKNFIDYLTELRIERAKELLRESELKINDVAEQVGYQHSYFNRIFKKLEGMTPTSYREQSQHL, from the coding sequence ATGATTTTCATCGTTTCCGGCATTCCCGGACTTATTATCGGAGGACTTATCTATTGGATGGCCGGCGGCCGAGTAGAAAGCGAGCTGCTGCAGCTTCACTACCAGCAGATTGAACAACGTTCCGAGCAAATGGATGATCAGTTAAGCAACCTGGAGCTTCTGCTTTCCCACTGGGCATTTGACAACAAATTCGACTATAGCTTAAACGGACTTGATTTTGTCCGCGATTTCAAGAGGACCGACGATATAACAAAGACGCTGATCGCCATGCAAGGCTCGAATGCATTGGTCAAGAAAGCCGAGCTGTTTGTTGGCGGGAAGAGCCGGATATTGTTTAATCCCGAATATACGCCGCTGCAGGACCAGCAGGATTTAAACCTATACAGCAAGCTGATACACGGTAAAAACCTGACCTATTGGACCCAGTGGGCGTTTGATTCCGATCATCCGGATCAGAAGGACTTGACGCTCGTGCACCATATTCCGGGGGGCAGTCCAAATCCGTTTGGCGTGCTGGTCTTCCGGTTTGACAGCGAGAAGATTGCCAGTCTGCTTCAGACGATGACCCCGTATTACGAAGGGGAAGCTTTCCTGCAGCAGAAATCGGGAGATCTTTTTGTTTCCGCGAACGGAAGCGCTTCCAACGATTCGTTTGTGGTGGCGCTGCGCGAGAAGATCAATGAGATGAATACGGAGAAAGGCTCCTTTTTCTTCGACTGGAAGGGTTCGACCTACACCGTGTCTTACGGCAGCCTGTCGCGAATTTCGGATGAATGGCTGTACGTCTCGGCCTCTCCGATCAACAGCATTATCGCGCCGGTGATGTTCATCTCTAAGCTAGTTATTACGGTAAGCCTGATCTCCTTGCTGCTGGCGGCTTTGTTATCCTGGCTCGCCTCCCACCGGATCTATTCGCCGGTCAAGCGTCTTGCGAATCTGCTTGGAGGTTATTCGGGCGGAGCGGCATGGACGGGCAAGGAGGATGAGTTCGCGCTAATCGAGCAGCAATATCAGCATCTTCATAAGGAGCGGCTTGAGCTGAATTCGAAGCTGGCGGAGCAGCTGCCCCATGTGAAAGAAAGCTTTCTGCATCAGCTGCTCCAGGGTTATCTCTATGCGTATTCGGACGAAGATTTGCTGCGACGCATGGAAAAGTTCAAATGGGAGGTGCGCGGCCGTTATTTTGCCGTCTTGTTCATTCAACTTAACGGAATCGCGAATATGGACGAAAAGTTCCGCAGCGGAGACGAAGGGCTGGTTACGTTTGCGGCCGTAAATATGATAAAGGAGCTGGCGTCCAAGCATTTCGAGCAAAGCGACACGCTTAACTTTCATGATTTAACGGCAGGAATCATGCTCTGTATTCCGGAAGGCGGCTCGTATAAGCAGGCGGTTGAAGCTTTCAGCGAGGAGCTGACGACTTCGGTGAACCGGATTTTGCGGATGAGGGTGACCCTTGCCGTCAGTCGCCAGACTGCTCATATTTCCGACCTGCCGAACGAGTTCGAACGGGTCAAGCAGGCGGTCAGTTACCGTAATTGCGATAATGCCAACCAGATTATCGATATGGAGCAGGGAGTGCTGGGCGGCGAGGCTTGGGCGGAACCGCAGTATCCTTTTACCTTGGAGCGGGAGCTTATTCAGGCACTTCGTACGGGCAAGGAAGAAGAGGCAAGCGAGCTGCTTAGCGCGTTTGTTGGCGCGTTATCCTGCGCCGGAGCCAAGGAAATCGAAGTGCAGCAAGGAATGCTCCATCTGCTTGGCAATATCCAGCATGTCATTATGGTATCCGGGGTTAATCCGAACAGGCTGTTCAAAGGCGTTAATCTGTATGAGCAGCTGTCCCAAATCCGGGAGCCGAAGCGGATGCTTTGCTGGTTCAGAGATAAAGTACTTGCTCCTTACCAGAAGGAGCTGTCCTGCCGGGCGGGCTCCGAGGTGAAGAGGCTAATCGAAGCGGCGATGATCTACATGCAGCAATACTACAGGCAGGATATCTCGCTGGATAACTGCGCGGAGCATATCGGCACCAATCCGTTTTACCTGAGCAAGTCATTTAAAGTGGTGACCGGGAAGAATTTCATCGACTATCTGACGGAGCTTAGAATCGAGAGGGCCAAAGAGCTGTTACGGGAATCGGAATTGAAGATCAATGACGTAGCCGAACAGGTCGGTTACCAGCACAGCTACTTCAACCGGATTTTCAAGAAGCTGGAGGGCATGACGCCAACCAGCTATAGAGAGCAAAGCCAACACCTGTAA
- a CDS encoding extracellular solute-binding protein codes for MNKKTQKWVATAALGTLAMTAIAGCSGNKEDTAKPEESAGATATAAATTDAAAEKPLDISIMLPIFKTNFPKDDGPVVTEIEKKTNTNIHLEWVPNASYGDKFNITLASTKLPEIIYVPGSKDPSFVNAVRSGAFWELGPYLKDYPNLSQANEVIMNNSSIDGKNYGIYRGRALGRNGIVYRKDWLEAVGLEPPKTVDEFYNMLKAFKEKDPDKNGKDDTYGMVLVKWTGAWASAFDTIKLWFGAPNKWGVVDGKLVPEHQTPEYLEALKFMKKLYDEKLINQDFAVFDSAKWVDPIVNGQAGVIVDVTDTAGRIEDKIHAALAKENKDNPDAQYMDNMIGVTGADGKLKALPTSGFAGLLAIPKGTVKTEEELKRVLKFLDQMNDDDLTTLAGYGIEGKHYTLDGEFIVPTKDAALLESEVEGLNQMLPFIPAGRGRVVQQTPLRLQTTEIQKEAEQYIVANPAEPFISDVYSQKGQQLDNIINDARIKFIVGQTDEAGLMAAFETWKKSGGDDLVKEMNELYAASAK; via the coding sequence ATGAACAAAAAGACGCAAAAATGGGTAGCAACAGCAGCTCTCGGAACATTGGCCATGACAGCGATTGCCGGCTGCAGCGGCAACAAAGAAGATACGGCTAAGCCGGAAGAATCGGCAGGTGCAACGGCAACCGCCGCAGCCACAACCGACGCGGCCGCCGAGAAGCCGCTGGACATCAGCATTATGCTGCCAATCTTCAAGACGAACTTTCCTAAAGACGACGGTCCTGTTGTCACGGAGATTGAGAAGAAGACAAATACGAACATTCACCTGGAATGGGTGCCTAACGCCTCCTACGGGGATAAATTCAACATCACGCTTGCTTCCACGAAGCTTCCTGAAATTATATACGTACCGGGCTCGAAAGATCCCAGCTTTGTGAACGCCGTTCGTTCCGGCGCTTTCTGGGAGCTTGGTCCTTATCTGAAGGATTATCCGAATTTAAGCCAGGCGAACGAGGTCATTATGAACAACTCCTCCATCGACGGCAAAAACTACGGCATCTACCGTGGACGCGCCCTTGGACGTAACGGGATTGTCTACCGCAAGGATTGGCTGGAAGCGGTTGGTCTTGAACCGCCAAAGACGGTTGATGAGTTTTATAACATGCTGAAGGCGTTTAAGGAGAAGGACCCTGACAAGAACGGAAAGGACGATACGTACGGCATGGTGCTGGTGAAATGGACCGGAGCTTGGGCAAGCGCCTTTGATACGATCAAGCTGTGGTTCGGCGCGCCAAACAAATGGGGCGTTGTAGACGGAAAGCTGGTGCCGGAGCATCAGACGCCTGAATATTTGGAAGCTCTTAAATTTATGAAAAAGCTGTACGACGAGAAGCTGATCAACCAGGACTTTGCGGTATTCGATTCCGCGAAATGGGTGGATCCGATCGTTAACGGCCAAGCCGGCGTTATTGTTGACGTGACGGATACAGCCGGACGGATTGAAGATAAGATTCATGCGGCGCTTGCCAAGGAAAACAAAGATAATCCGGATGCCCAATACATGGACAATATGATTGGCGTGACGGGAGCGGATGGTAAGCTAAAAGCGCTGCCGACCTCCGGCTTCGCAGGCTTGCTGGCGATTCCGAAAGGGACGGTCAAGACGGAAGAAGAGCTGAAGCGCGTGCTTAAATTCCTGGATCAAATGAACGATGACGATCTGACAACGCTGGCCGGATATGGCATTGAAGGCAAGCATTATACGCTGGACGGGGAATTTATCGTGCCTACCAAGGATGCTGCCCTTCTGGAATCCGAGGTGGAAGGCCTTAACCAGATGCTCCCATTCATTCCTGCAGGCCGCGGGCGCGTCGTGCAGCAAACGCCGCTTCGTCTGCAAACGACGGAAATTCAGAAGGAAGCCGAGCAATACATTGTTGCCAACCCGGCTGAGCCGTTTATCTCCGACGTTTACTCGCAAAAAGGCCAGCAGCTGGACAACATCATCAACGATGCGCGCATCAAGTTTATCGTAGGTCAAACCGATGAAGCAGGTCTGATGGCGGCCTTCGAGACATGGAAGAAATCCGGCGGCGACGACCTGGTGAAAGAAATGAACGAGCTGTACGCAGCCTCCGCGAAATAG
- a CDS encoding carbohydrate ABC transporter permease, producing the protein MAKQYRSASGTAFDISNAIVLSVISLLAVLPFIYIIAGSFASDAELTKRAVFLIPSTFTTAAYQFIFSTDTILQSIKVSLYVTVVGTAVNLFFTVTMAYALSKRNLMGRNTVLNLIVFSMLFGGGLIPTYLVVRDLHLLDSFWALMLPGAISAFNLIIVKNFFQELPAELEEAARIDGCTELGLLWKIVLPLSMPVLATFTLFYAVGHWNNFYSALLYINDPQKWPLQVMLRQIVLLSQTAAGDINSMDPNFVAPPDQSIKMAVIVIGTIPILLVYPFLQKHFAKGVLIGSVKG; encoded by the coding sequence GTGGCAAAACAATATAGAAGCGCATCCGGGACCGCATTCGATATATCGAACGCGATTGTGCTAAGCGTCATCAGCCTGCTGGCCGTGCTGCCTTTTATCTACATCATAGCGGGATCCTTCGCATCGGATGCGGAATTAACGAAGAGAGCCGTGTTCCTGATTCCGAGTACGTTTACCACCGCGGCCTACCAGTTTATTTTCTCAACGGATACGATTCTGCAAAGTATTAAGGTGTCACTGTATGTAACGGTTGTGGGCACGGCAGTGAATCTGTTCTTTACGGTGACGATGGCTTATGCCTTGTCCAAGCGTAATCTGATGGGGAGAAATACGGTGCTTAACTTGATCGTATTCTCGATGCTGTTCGGCGGAGGACTGATTCCGACCTACCTGGTTGTCCGCGATCTTCATCTGCTCGATTCTTTTTGGGCCTTAATGCTTCCCGGCGCGATTAGCGCTTTTAACTTGATTATCGTGAAAAACTTCTTCCAGGAGCTGCCCGCCGAGCTGGAGGAAGCGGCCAGGATTGACGGATGTACCGAGCTGGGACTGCTGTGGAAAATCGTCCTGCCGCTCTCGATGCCGGTGCTTGCGACATTTACGCTGTTTTATGCGGTAGGGCATTGGAACAACTTCTATTCCGCCCTGCTGTACATCAACGATCCGCAGAAATGGCCGCTTCAGGTTATGCTCAGACAAATCGTGCTGCTCTCGCAGACGGCCGCCGGCGACATTAATTCCATGGATCCAAACTTTGTCGCACCGCCGGATCAATCGATCAAAATGGCCGTTATCGTCATTGGCACCATTCCGATTCTGCTCGTCTATCCGTTCCTTCAGAAGCATTTCGCCAAAGGGGTCTTGATCGGCTCGGTCAAGGGGTAA
- a CDS encoding ABC transporter permease, with amino-acid sequence MQATTIHARTRPNVLARLKKDKWLYLLLTPGLLYFIIFKYVPMWGVLLAFKNYQPFLGFWKSDWVGLEHFRVFFTNPEFFMLLRNTLILSLYNLVFYFPAPIILALLLNELRLAFFKRIVQTLIYIPHFISLVIVASLTYVFLTTEGGVINEFLFKYTGAKIDFLASPDWFRPMIIMQTVWKETGFGTIIFLAALAGVDVEQYEAAITDGANRWRQLWHITLPSIRSTIIILLILRMGDVLDNGFEQIFLMLNPLNRESAEVFDTYVYMMGITQGAFSYSTAVGLFKAVIGVTLVLGANWLAKRFGQSGIY; translated from the coding sequence ATGCAGGCGACAACCATTCATGCAAGAACACGACCTAACGTGCTGGCGAGACTCAAGAAAGACAAGTGGCTGTACTTGCTTTTAACTCCAGGCCTGTTATATTTCATTATTTTCAAATACGTACCCATGTGGGGCGTGCTGCTAGCGTTCAAAAACTATCAGCCCTTCCTTGGCTTCTGGAAAAGTGATTGGGTGGGGCTAGAGCATTTCCGGGTGTTCTTCACCAATCCCGAATTTTTCATGCTGCTGCGAAACACTTTAATACTTTCCTTGTACAATTTGGTGTTCTACTTCCCGGCACCTATTATATTAGCTCTTCTATTAAACGAGCTGAGGCTGGCGTTCTTCAAAAGAATCGTACAAACCTTGATCTACATCCCGCATTTCATCTCGCTTGTTATCGTAGCCAGCTTGACGTATGTCTTTCTGACGACGGAAGGCGGTGTGATTAACGAGTTCCTATTCAAGTATACGGGCGCCAAGATCGATTTTCTCGCCAGTCCGGATTGGTTCCGGCCGATGATTATCATGCAGACCGTCTGGAAGGAAACCGGATTTGGCACGATTATTTTTCTGGCAGCGCTTGCAGGGGTAGATGTCGAGCAATACGAAGCGGCGATTACGGACGGGGCGAACCGTTGGAGGCAGCTGTGGCATATTACGCTTCCGTCGATCCGCAGCACGATTATTATTTTGCTGATTCTGCGGATGGGCGATGTGCTGGACAACGGATTCGAGCAGATCTTCCTGATGCTGAACCCGTTGAACCGGGAGTCTGCCGAAGTGTTTGATACCTATGTCTATATGATGGGGATCACGCAAGGGGCGTTCAGCTACAGTACGGCCGTAGGCTTGTTCAAGGCGGTTATTGGCGTCACGCTTGTGCTTGGAGCGAACTGGCTGGCCAAACGGTTTGGACAATCCGGTATTTATTAG